DNA sequence from the Chryseobacterium indicum genome:
TGGGAAGGAACAATGAGCGACATTAATTATGACCCTCGTTTCAGCAGAAATATCATGGTGGATACGAAGTATATTCTTTTCATCATCGATAAATTTGCAGATTCCAAATGGCTGATTGATGAGATGAAAATTGTAAAATAAATAATAAGAAAAGTCCTGAAAAAATTTCAGGACTTTTTTATTTCTTTACGATTCTTACTCTAAGAGTCTAAAAAGATTTTTAATTTTTACATTCCGGTTCTCCACAGAACTTACCTACTTTTTCGCAAACACCATCGTAATTCATACAAATCATTAATCCTCCCTTTACTGTTTTAAGATTTTCTCTAGAAAGTTTCTTTAAATTTTTCATTGTTTTTGTTTTAATTTGTTTCCTACTCTGTGAGCTTTTCGGATACCGCTATATTTTAAGATAAATTTAAACAAAAGAAACAATTCTCCAATAATTTTTCACACATTTAAGAAAAAAATATATTATGTTAAATAAAACAATATTTTTACAACATTTGCTGATCTGAAATCCTTTTTAAAATATAAACTTAAACTTTCGAAAAACGCAAAATATTCAATAAATACTGTCTTATCTTAAGGTGCAAAAATTTTATCTACGATAAAATTAAGCATAATCCTTATTGAAAATCTTTGATTTTCTTGCGCCTTAATGATTAAGACTAATAAAAAACTTGCGTCTCTGCGCTTTCCAAAAGAATATTTTTAAAAAGTTTAAACTCTATATAATAAGCGTTTATTTAGATTTTTTAATCCGCATTTTCAGGATGGAAATTGCACATGACCTAAAAACGGAAAGAGGCTTTTTCAAGCCTCTTTTTTAATGTCCGAAAATATCTTTTAAACTCACTTCCCTGAAGGTTCCCATCTTATCAACCGCTTCCCTATTCAGGTTTTCTTTTTTTCCGATAATGGCGGTGTTAAAGTGAACGGATTTTATGTAATGATCATAAAAATCTTTCAAATCTTCAAATCTCA
Encoded proteins:
- a CDS encoding bacteriocin-like protein → MKNLKKLSRENLKTVKGGLMICMNYDGVCEKVGKFCGEPECKN